A DNA window from Moorella thermoacetica contains the following coding sequences:
- a CDS encoding FxLYD domain-containing protein produces the protein MFCQYCGKKIEAGSRFCSGCGHELRSINNEDTVVLARPSLDQVKQEEGSEHTTTQQQVPAKGKSIWLLPLATAVLVAVVLGGYYAYEQYINRLVEQDRVQAENLALQGDLDKAEKLISNALNKRPRHKTLQADLAYVREGQEVQSELNEAWEHTKQQQFNQALSLIEQAEKKVSGKEGDFYKYLSQLINDKKAAVNIMQVKQEMNNKNSIEELAALLTKISSFKVKEAQEVAKVIKTKICQLIYTKANELLKKKDFAGALALVQQGLGYDSENQQLLSFQKTIEQQKAAFEQNEQMILEQAQLAAARENAINHTQAVEVLKCDGSVTAQGDFRVWGTVRNVATRPIYMVEIYYTVYDAAGNALTTDSTYVYPNYLNPRDQGSFDNTSYGLWQGNRVKINRITWYLR, from the coding sequence ATGTTTTGCCAGTATTGTGGTAAAAAAATAGAAGCGGGGTCCCGCTTTTGTAGTGGTTGTGGACATGAACTTAGGTCAATTAATAATGAAGATACAGTTGTTCTGGCCCGGCCGTCCCTGGATCAAGTCAAACAGGAGGAAGGATCGGAGCATACAACGACCCAACAGCAGGTACCGGCCAAGGGTAAAAGCATCTGGCTATTACCTTTAGCTACCGCGGTTTTAGTAGCGGTGGTATTGGGTGGATATTATGCCTATGAACAGTATATTAACCGGCTGGTGGAGCAAGATCGGGTGCAAGCAGAAAATTTGGCCCTGCAGGGAGATCTGGATAAGGCGGAAAAACTGATTAGCAATGCTTTAAACAAGCGGCCCCGGCACAAAACACTGCAGGCTGACCTTGCATATGTTAGAGAAGGTCAGGAGGTGCAAAGTGAGTTAAATGAAGCCTGGGAACATACCAAGCAGCAGCAATTTAATCAAGCCCTGTCCTTAATTGAACAGGCGGAGAAAAAAGTGTCCGGTAAGGAAGGAGATTTTTACAAATACCTTAGTCAATTAATTAATGACAAAAAAGCCGCGGTCAATATTATGCAGGTTAAACAGGAGATGAATAATAAGAATTCTATCGAGGAACTGGCTGCTTTATTGACTAAAATATCTTCCTTTAAAGTTAAGGAGGCCCAGGAAGTAGCGAAAGTTATAAAGACCAAAATTTGCCAATTAATTTATACCAAAGCCAATGAATTGTTAAAGAAAAAGGATTTCGCCGGTGCACTGGCTTTAGTGCAGCAGGGACTGGGCTACGATAGCGAGAACCAGCAGTTGTTATCATTCCAAAAAACCATTGAACAACAGAAGGCGGCCTTTGAGCAGAATGAGCAAATGATTCTGGAACAAGCCCAACTGGCTGCCGCCCGGGAAAACGCCATAAATCATACCCAGGCTGTAGAAGTGTTAAAATGCGACGGCAGTGTTACTGCCCAAGGTGATTTCCGGGTATGGGGAACCGTACGCAATGTAGCCACACGTCCCATCTACATGGTGGAGATTTACTATACCGTCTATGATGCTGCCGGTAATGCCCTGACCACTGATAGTACCTATGTTTATCCTAATTATTTAAATCCCCGGGATCAGGGTAGCTTTGACAACACTTCTTACGGGTTGTGGCAGGGTAATCGAGTAAAAATTAACAGGATCACCTGGTATTTAAGGTAG
- a CDS encoding helix-turn-helix transcriptional regulator — MATVLKRKSMGLANVSRQSLARIYFIHRWIAAGRYPNVAILAEHLEVSQRTVERDIQLLRDFFGAPIVYDTWHRGYRYEKTFSLPPLQLTEGEFLTIYLGQRLLSQFGGTPFGQILRNALAKLKAMLPETVSIDLECLERDISFGIEPLRGDTEQLVAVYGDLLMAIQERHSVQIIYYTASRDAVTERLIDPYHLRFFRGAWYVIAYCHYRREIRFFALDRIRQWSAGG; from the coding sequence ATGGCCACTGTTCTAAAGAGAAAGTCCATGGGCCTTGCTAATGTGAGCCGTCAATCACTAGCCCGGATTTATTTCATTCATCGCTGGATCGCCGCCGGCCGGTATCCCAACGTAGCCATTTTAGCCGAGCACCTTGAGGTTTCCCAGCGAACAGTGGAGCGGGATATTCAATTACTACGGGATTTTTTTGGCGCGCCAATAGTTTACGATACCTGGCATAGGGGCTACCGTTACGAAAAGACCTTCAGCCTGCCACCTCTCCAACTAACGGAAGGCGAATTCCTGACCATTTACCTGGGCCAGCGGTTACTGAGCCAGTTTGGTGGTACCCCCTTTGGGCAAATTCTTCGCAATGCTCTGGCTAAATTGAAGGCCATGCTGCCGGAAACGGTGAGTATTGACCTGGAGTGTCTGGAACGAGATATTTCCTTTGGAATAGAACCCCTGCGGGGGGATACGGAGCAATTGGTAGCTGTATATGGCGATCTCCTAATGGCCATCCAGGAACGCCATTCCGTCCAGATCATTTATTATACCGCCAGCCGGGACGCTGTCACTGAAAGGTTGATTGATCCCTATCATCTGCGATTTTTTCGCGGCGCCTGGTATGTGATTGCTTATTGCCATTACCGCCGGGAGATACGTTTCTTTGCCCTGGACCGCATCCGCCAGTGGTCTGCAGGAGGTTAA
- the cas8c gene encoding type I-C CRISPR-associated protein Cas8c/Csd1: MLLESLREYSTRLDLPPVMYVKTPIRWFIDLDSQGNLLGFVSATGPETRGKDRGKIMYAPNIVRSSGVKPKLLADKGDYVLGLASEKSKLERVNECHRAFIDLVRQCAISTGNKSVQAVLRFLENWDPEGARLPEDFNPGDNLTFRVDGRLPIEDPDVQSFWADYTNPQEGEATTCLLCGQLKTPAERHPVKIKGIPGGQTAGMALVSANAAAFESYGLQASLIAPICYDCAERYGKAANALIENDATHLRLGSCIYLFWTRKPSNFSIASLLSNPQPEDVKALLAAVYTGRQADLEDDNLFYATALSSSGGRVAVRDWLETTLGDVKRNLGHYFALQRLVDAGGREGPPLGLFPLAWSTVREPKDLPPTTTRALLHFALKGGALPHWLLYEAIKRARAEKDQEKITRSRAALIKMVLFSQKPNLAEGSALEKLDTSNRNPAYLCGRLLAVLEGIQWSALPGIKATIVDRFYGTASTAPAAVFSRLLRGSQSHLGKLRKEKPGLYYYWQQALESILGNLSSFPPVLTLEEQGYFALGYYHQRAANREGTNSKEDGEETRP; the protein is encoded by the coding sequence ATGCTCTTAGAAAGCCTGCGGGAGTATTCCACCCGCCTGGACCTGCCCCCGGTCATGTATGTTAAAACCCCCATCCGCTGGTTTATCGATCTGGACAGCCAGGGTAACTTGCTGGGTTTTGTTTCAGCTACAGGGCCTGAAACCCGGGGCAAGGACCGCGGCAAAATAATGTATGCCCCGAATATAGTCCGTTCCTCAGGAGTTAAACCAAAGCTGTTGGCCGATAAGGGCGATTATGTCCTGGGCCTGGCCAGTGAAAAGTCAAAACTGGAAAGGGTAAATGAATGTCACCGGGCCTTTATCGACCTGGTACGTCAGTGCGCCATTTCTACAGGTAATAAATCCGTTCAGGCGGTCCTGCGTTTCCTGGAAAACTGGGACCCCGAAGGGGCCAGACTCCCCGAGGATTTTAATCCCGGCGATAATCTAACCTTCCGGGTCGATGGCCGCCTGCCGATAGAAGATCCAGATGTACAAAGCTTCTGGGCCGATTATACCAATCCCCAGGAGGGAGAAGCTACCACCTGCCTGCTCTGCGGGCAGCTTAAAACCCCGGCTGAGCGCCACCCAGTGAAAATCAAAGGCATCCCCGGCGGGCAGACAGCAGGTATGGCCCTAGTGTCGGCCAACGCTGCCGCCTTTGAATCCTATGGCTTGCAGGCTTCCCTTATTGCCCCTATCTGCTACGACTGCGCCGAGCGTTACGGCAAGGCGGCCAATGCTTTAATTGAAAATGATGCCACCCACCTGCGCCTGGGTTCCTGTATCTACCTCTTCTGGACCCGTAAGCCAAGCAATTTTTCCATCGCCAGTCTCCTTTCCAATCCCCAACCGGAGGACGTCAAAGCCCTCCTTGCCGCAGTGTATACCGGCCGCCAGGCGGACCTTGAAGACGACAACCTATTTTATGCCACGGCCCTGAGCAGCAGTGGCGGCCGGGTGGCAGTGCGCGACTGGCTGGAAACGACCCTGGGGGATGTCAAGCGCAACCTGGGCCACTACTTCGCCTTACAGCGGCTAGTCGATGCCGGTGGCCGGGAAGGACCGCCGCTGGGATTATTCCCCCTTGCTTGGAGCACCGTCCGGGAGCCCAAGGACCTGCCGCCCACAACTACTCGGGCCCTCCTGCACTTCGCCCTCAAGGGCGGTGCCCTGCCCCACTGGCTTCTTTATGAAGCCATAAAGCGGGCCCGGGCAGAAAAGGATCAGGAAAAAATAACCCGGTCCCGGGCGGCTTTAATCAAAATGGTTCTCTTCTCTCAAAAACCAAATCTAGCGGAGGGATCTGCCTTGGAAAAGCTGGACACGTCCAACCGAAACCCTGCTTACCTGTGCGGCCGTCTCCTGGCTGTCCTGGAAGGCATCCAGTGGTCTGCCCTTCCAGGGATAAAAGCCACCATCGTCGACCGTTTCTATGGGACTGCTTCCACGGCGCCGGCCGCGGTCTTCAGCAGGCTGCTCCGCGGCAGCCAGAGCCACCTGGGCAAGCTGCGCAAGGAAAAGCCCGGCCTTTACTATTACTGGCAGCAGGCCCTGGAATCTATTCTAGGAAACCTGTCGTCCTTCCCTCCTGTTTTAACCCTGGAGGAGCAGGGTTATTTTGCCCTGGGTTATTACCACCAGCGGGCAGCTAACAGGGAAGGCACAAATTCTAAGGAAGACGGGGAGGAAACCCGGCCATAG
- a CDS encoding S1C family serine protease, whose amino-acid sequence MKSINVNTVLAVMLSGLLIMAGGFGLARIYDNMHNQVVAEASKLGPIEENHSESAKSQDLKSIIAENQKLVVCLEVELDYGKVQGSGFLYNRQGDVITNAHVVGDARTCRVKLSDGTVYQGTVIGRGEQIDVALVRVPELAGKEPMKIARDRMAEVGDEVIALGSPLGLQNTATTGIISGVNRDLDIGDYHYKGLYQISAPISHGSSGGPLLDRHTGEVLGVNSAGAEGENIGFSIPITQVLPLVENWSKNPSTAPVQPTTGTVGKISEKELATAASYLVEDFYTCVNNGDYVGAYALLGSDWQAKQPYEKFRAGYLNTLSVSDAFLKPGRHSATPQLLDWNASVAP is encoded by the coding sequence ATGAAATCAATCAATGTGAACACTGTGCTGGCCGTTATGCTGAGCGGTTTGTTAATCATGGCCGGGGGTTTTGGTCTGGCCAGGATTTACGATAACATGCATAATCAAGTGGTTGCAGAGGCATCTAAACTCGGTCCTATCGAGGAGAACCACTCTGAGTCGGCCAAGTCCCAGGATTTAAAAAGCATTATTGCCGAGAATCAAAAGCTAGTAGTGTGTCTAGAGGTTGAGCTTGATTACGGTAAGGTACAGGGTTCCGGATTTCTTTATAACCGGCAGGGGGATGTAATAACCAATGCCCACGTGGTGGGTGACGCTAGAACTTGCCGGGTCAAATTGTCCGATGGCACAGTTTATCAAGGCACAGTTATCGGGCGTGGGGAACAAATTGATGTGGCTCTGGTCAGGGTGCCGGAACTGGCTGGTAAGGAACCAATGAAAATTGCCCGGGATAGAATGGCAGAAGTGGGAGATGAAGTGATCGCCCTGGGCAGTCCCCTTGGATTACAAAATACCGCCACCACAGGAATCATCAGCGGTGTCAACCGGGATTTAGATATCGGGGATTATCATTATAAGGGGCTATACCAAATTTCTGCCCCCATCTCGCATGGCAGTAGCGGAGGACCGTTACTGGATCGACATACCGGCGAGGTGCTGGGTGTTAATTCCGCCGGGGCCGAGGGAGAAAATATCGGCTTTAGCATACCCATCACCCAGGTTTTACCCCTGGTGGAAAACTGGTCAAAAAACCCCAGTACAGCACCGGTGCAGCCAACCACCGGTACTGTCGGGAAAATTTCCGAGAAAGAATTAGCCACTGCTGCATCCTACCTGGTTGAGGACTTTTACACTTGTGTCAATAACGGGGATTATGTAGGGGCCTATGCTCTGCTGGGAAGTGACTGGCAGGCCAAACAGCCCTATGAGAAGTTCCGGGCCGGCTATTTAAATACACTTTCAGTCTCAGACGCATTTTTAAAACCAGGCCGCCATTCGGCAACTCCTCAATTACTTGACTGGAATGCCAGTGTCGCTCCTTGA
- a CDS encoding WYL domain-containing protein, with product MGFGSHAEVLAPPELRQEVSREATAMGRLYLHTGEEGAER from the coding sequence TTGGGCTTTGGCAGTCATGCCGAGGTCCTGGCACCACCGGAACTCCGCCAGGAGGTGTCCCGGGAGGCAACTGCCATGGGGCGGCTTTACCTGCATACCGGGGAGGAGGGGGCAGAGCGGTAG
- the cas5c gene encoding type I-C CRISPR-associated protein Cas5c: MKSLAGAGSSDQAGVEGWLAVKVWGDLACFTRPEMKVERVSYPVMTPSAARGILEAIFWKPEFRWRVRQIEVLKPIRYFSILRNEVNDKMVVSTARGWARNGGGYYADQPQHRAQRHTLALREVAYIIRAEQVMAAHARDIHPAKYRDQFRRRVERGQCYHRPYLGCREFCAFFGPSSPADQPIKHSEYLGQMLLDLKYNSDGSGEGRPVFFNARLENGILRVPQDLYKEIGR, translated from the coding sequence ATGAAGTCTTTAGCTGGCGCCGGATCGTCAGATCAGGCGGGGGTCGAAGGATGGCTGGCAGTTAAAGTGTGGGGTGATCTGGCCTGTTTTACCAGGCCGGAAATGAAGGTGGAACGGGTTTCTTATCCCGTTATGACGCCATCGGCAGCCCGGGGAATACTAGAGGCCATCTTCTGGAAGCCGGAGTTTCGCTGGCGAGTGCGGCAGATTGAAGTATTGAAGCCCATCCGGTATTTCTCCATCTTACGTAATGAAGTAAACGATAAAATGGTCGTTTCCACCGCCCGCGGCTGGGCCAGGAACGGCGGCGGTTATTATGCTGACCAACCCCAGCACCGTGCCCAGCGCCATACCCTGGCCCTGCGGGAAGTAGCCTACATAATCCGTGCCGAACAGGTCATGGCCGCCCACGCCCGGGATATCCACCCGGCAAAATACCGGGACCAATTCCGGCGGCGGGTGGAACGCGGCCAGTGCTACCACCGGCCTTACCTGGGCTGCCGGGAGTTCTGCGCCTTTTTCGGACCGTCTAGCCCTGCCGATCAACCTATTAAGCATAGTGAGTATCTCGGCCAGATGCTTCTGGACCTCAAATACAATTCTGATGGCAGCGGCGAAGGCAGGCCCGTATTCTTTAACGCTCGCCTGGAAAACGGCATCCTCCGGGTGCCGCAAGACCTTTATAAAGAAATCGGGAGGTGA
- a CDS encoding CRISPR-associated helicase/endonuclease Cas3 has product MEQFLAHTANSQGKEQSLLDHLEAVANLTQKFNEPLGVPHIGYRTGLWHDLGKFHPEFQAYLQGEGGRRGPNHSSAGAMLASKYFEPLAFVIAGHHGGLPARAELKTRLKDKVQLKRYNTALQNARRVIPSLEPKQPLDMELPPFLQEGAGVDVASRVELFLRLLFSSLVDADFLDTERHFDPSLTKLRQKEASIANLWSLLAANQQRLMDKSGGHVNQIRREIYEHCCRAAELTPGFFSLTVPTGGGKTRSGMAFALLHALRYQKERIIVAIPYTSIIEQTADVYRDIFGNANVLEHHSAVAPPLDPENPTPEELWARLASENWDATLIVTTTVQLFESLFSDRSSSCRKLHNIANSVIILDEVQTLPVHLLEPILDVLQQLVHFYGVTVILCSATQPALETSPFFRGLQGVREIIPDPQKYFALLKRVGYQVPAGNEKWSWEQVAGVIRQSRQAMAVVNTKQDALALLEALDDPEALHLSTLLCGAHRRKVLQEVRRRLGNGRPCRLVATQVVEAGVDLDFPLVLRAVGPLDRIVQAAGRCNREGKLQEGRVIIFNPEEGCLPPGSYKTGTEIAATLLASVTGVDLHDPGLYRIYFQRLYQSCTLDAKGIQASRRSLNYPEVAQKFQMIEQRVVPVIVNYHEGPDDRRVDELISALRHRGVSRLIMRQLQPYLVNINAYTVNSLQREGVVQEIFPGLYEWLGGYDEIRGLVTTARDPEELVF; this is encoded by the coding sequence ATGGAACAATTCCTGGCCCACACTGCAAATTCCCAGGGTAAAGAACAATCACTATTAGATCATCTTGAGGCGGTTGCTAACCTAACCCAAAAATTTAACGAACCACTGGGAGTACCACATATTGGTTACCGTACCGGCCTGTGGCATGACCTGGGGAAATTCCATCCGGAGTTCCAGGCTTACCTGCAAGGCGAAGGCGGCCGCCGCGGCCCCAACCATTCCAGCGCCGGTGCCATGTTGGCCTCAAAATATTTTGAACCCCTGGCCTTCGTTATCGCCGGCCATCACGGCGGCCTGCCCGCCCGGGCAGAATTAAAGACTCGCTTAAAAGATAAGGTACAGCTGAAACGTTATAACACCGCCCTGCAAAACGCCCGCCGGGTTATCCCCTCTTTAGAACCGAAGCAACCCCTGGATATGGAATTGCCGCCCTTTTTGCAGGAAGGAGCAGGTGTAGATGTAGCTAGCAGGGTTGAATTATTCCTGCGCCTTCTATTCAGTTCCCTGGTTGATGCCGATTTCCTTGACACGGAAAGGCATTTTGATCCTTCCCTGACAAAATTGCGACAAAAGGAAGCCTCCATTGCTAATTTATGGTCTTTATTAGCAGCGAACCAGCAAAGGCTAATGGATAAAAGCGGCGGCCATGTCAACCAGATCCGCCGGGAAATCTACGAGCACTGTTGCCGGGCGGCCGAACTAACGCCAGGTTTCTTTTCTTTGACCGTACCCACCGGTGGCGGCAAGACCCGTTCCGGGATGGCCTTCGCCCTGCTCCACGCCCTGCGTTATCAGAAGGAGAGAATCATTGTCGCCATACCCTACACAAGCATTATCGAGCAGACGGCCGACGTTTACCGCGATATCTTTGGTAACGCCAATGTCCTTGAGCATCACAGCGCCGTTGCCCCGCCGCTAGATCCCGAAAACCCTACCCCTGAGGAACTGTGGGCCCGCCTGGCCAGCGAGAACTGGGATGCCACCCTCATCGTTACAACCACGGTACAGCTATTTGAGAGTTTATTCTCCGACCGCAGCAGCAGTTGCCGCAAACTCCACAACATCGCCAACAGCGTCATCATCCTGGATGAGGTCCAGACCCTGCCGGTACATCTTTTAGAACCCATCCTTGATGTCCTGCAGCAGCTGGTCCACTTTTATGGAGTAACGGTCATCCTGTGCTCGGCCACCCAGCCGGCCCTGGAGACCAGCCCCTTTTTCCGGGGACTGCAGGGCGTAAGGGAAATAATTCCTGATCCGCAAAAATACTTTGCCCTGCTCAAAAGGGTGGGTTACCAGGTACCCGCCGGCAACGAAAAATGGAGCTGGGAACAGGTAGCCGGAGTAATACGCCAATCCCGCCAGGCCATGGCTGTTGTTAACACCAAACAGGATGCCCTGGCCCTCCTGGAGGCTCTGGATGACCCTGAAGCTTTACATCTCTCCACGCTCCTTTGCGGGGCTCACCGGCGTAAGGTCCTGCAGGAGGTACGCCGGCGCCTGGGAAACGGCCGGCCCTGCCGCCTGGTCGCCACCCAGGTAGTCGAGGCGGGGGTTGATCTGGATTTCCCCCTCGTCCTGCGGGCTGTGGGTCCCCTGGACAGGATTGTCCAGGCCGCCGGGCGGTGCAACCGGGAAGGGAAGCTGCAAGAAGGCCGGGTGATAATTTTCAATCCGGAAGAAGGCTGCCTTCCTCCTGGCAGCTATAAGACCGGGACCGAAATTGCCGCCACGCTGCTCGCTAGTGTGACAGGGGTTGACCTGCATGACCCCGGCCTGTACCGGATCTATTTTCAGCGCCTCTACCAGTCCTGCACCCTGGATGCCAAAGGAATTCAGGCCAGCCGCCGCAGCTTGAATTATCCCGAAGTGGCGCAAAAATTCCAGATGATCGAGCAAAGGGTGGTTCCGGTAATTGTCAACTACCATGAAGGCCCCGATGACCGGAGGGTGGATGAACTAATCAGCGCCCTCCGCCACCGGGGTGTAAGTCGTCTAATCATGCGGCAGTTGCAGCCCTACCTGGTAAATATCAACGCTTACACTGTTAATTCTCTCCAAAGGGAAGGCGTGGTCCAGGAAATATTTCCCGGCCTGTATGAATGGCTGGGGGGTTACGACGAAATTCGTGGCCTGGTGACGACGGCCCGCGACCCGGAGGAGCTGGTATTTTAG